ATGCCGGGACCGGGCGTGATCGCGACCGCCAGGCCGTGGCTTCCCTCGACAGCGGCCACCGAACTGGCCGCCACCTGACCTCCTCCTGAAACCGCCGGTGCCCAGGCGTCCAGGGTGGCCGAGTCGAAGTCGTCCACCTGGACGAAAGAACGGCTGCGAGCCCCGCGACAGGAACGGAAGTCATCGAAATAGAGCGAGCCCGCGACATCCGGTTCGATGCCGTAGACCGCTCCCAGATTGACGCCGTCGATCCAGCGGAGATCGTTGTCGACCTGCGCCAAAACCAAGGCCTGGCGGTGGTCGATCCACAGGCGAGCGCCGCCGTCCGAGGCGCCCGGCCCGCTGCCCGCCCACCACTCGAGATGGATCCTCTGGCGCTGATCGAAGATCGGGGCCGACCGGGCCTCCCAGACGCCGGCGTCGCTACGCACAGCCAGCACCAGCTCATAACCCTCCGTGCTTTTGCGCAAGGCCAGGCTCACCACCACTCCATAGCCGCCTTGGCCGCCGGTGAGCACCGGATGCTCGGCTCCCCGTTTCATCGTCAAGGCGGAGGGGTCGAACAAGAACCGGCTCTGGAAGTGGGTCTCCCTTTCCGGCGAGGCGTCATGGAGAAACACTCCTTGAGCCCCCGGCTGGAGGGCCACTTCCAGTCCCGCGGAGCCGGCGAGGGCCGCGGCGGGAGAGGTCGTCACCTGTCCACCGCTGGCGACCACCTGGGTCCAACCGGCCAGGGTCGATTCGAAGTCGTCCGAGAGAATCTCGACGCAGGCGGCCTCGGCCTCCAGCGTCACCTCCGCCGACGCGGTGAGCGTCGGGTGCTCGTGCCAGGCGGCGGTGTAGTCGAAAGTGTCCACACCGGCGGTCCAGAACGCCGGATCCGGGACGTAGCGGATACTGAGGCCGCTGCCGCGAGGATTGATCCTTCCCCACTGCGGATCGCTCCAGCCGTCGAGGAACAACTCACCGACCGGCCGGTCGTCGTCCAGCAACGCGGCAGAGGGAAGGTCGAAGCTCAGCGCACCCTCCGGCACCAGGAAGACATCGGGACCCGCGGCGACCGGGCTGGCGTCCACGGTAATCGTCACCGTTGCCGGATCCGATACCCGCCCAAAGCGGTCGCGCACCACGTAGGAGAACCGATCGGTGCCGACGAATCCGGGTTGCGGCTGATACACGACGCTCGCCGGTTGGAGCTCCACGTGGCCGTGCTCGGGACCGCCCGGTTGGAGCGCGACGATCAATGCCTCGCCGCTGTCGTTGGCCAGAAGATCGCCGAAGGGAATCGCGACCGGCAAGTCCTCATAGGTCGGAATCTCGTCCGGCGCGGCGAGGATCGGCGGAACCGGTCCGGCGAACAGCCAGATCGTCCCCGACGCCGAGGTGCCGTCCGCTTGCTGGCCGGGCATCGGATCCAGCTCGGCCGTGTAGGCGAAGGAATCCGGAGCGCAGCCGGTATAGAAGGCCTCTTCGGGCTGGTATTGCCAGCCGCCGAAGGAGCCGTCGCCGGCATACCAGGGCAGCACCCGACCGCAATCGGTTTCGACGAACTGCGGGGCGCCTCCCACCGCCCGCACTAGGCCCGGCGGCTCGTCGTTTGCTAGAACATGGCCGATTTGCCCAGAGAGATGGCCCGACGGAATGAAGAAGTGGTCGACAACGCCCGGCGGCACCCGATACAGGTCCGGCCGCGCCTCGACACCGTTGGTGGCGATCAACGTCACCTCACCGCGGTCCAGCCGCTCCGGCGAGGTGTCGAGGTAGATCTCGTAGTGCAGGGTCGCCCGACGAGAGGTCCAGAAGTCGGCGTTCGGGAAGAACTCGATCACCCCGTCGTCCCGGGCTGCGGTACGGGTCGCGGCTTCGTCCGACGCCACAACCTGGATTCGGCCCGGCGGACCATCGTTGGGGAGCAGGTACGCGTTGGGAATCCGCAACACCTCGCGGTCCGGGTCGAAGGGCACCTTGACGACGTCGTCCTGGGCCGTCGGCGAAGGCACCAGCCGCACCGCGGCGCTGTCCGTCAGTTCCTGGTCGAGCACCGCCGCATAGGTGAACTCGAAACTGGCGCCGGGCTGATCCCAGAAGGGCGGAGCCGGTTCGAATCCCCACAGCGGACCGGCCTGGAAACTCAGCGAACCGAAGCTTGGGTCGTAGTCGGACGGCAGACGGTCCTCCACCGTCAAGGGTCCCGGAGCGTCGTCGTTGCTCAATAGCCAGGCGAACTCCACCGGGTAGGTGCCACCCCACGGCACCGGGCCGAAATCGTCGCGAGCTTGCACGGGATTGTTCTCGAACAAATGAACCGTCGCCCTGGCCGTCGCCTGGGGATTGCCGGCGAGTTCGATCTCGTAGCTGAAGCGGTCGCCCTCCTCCGGAAACGGACCGGGGCGGGTGTGGGTGTACCGCCAGCCCTGGGCGGTGCCGGTGAGGGTTCCGTGGAAGGGGCCGGAGCCGGGCACGGCACGACGGACGGCGGTCAGCCCGGTCGGCAGGTCGTCGCCAAGCACCTCGGCGAAGGAGATGTCCTCCACCCGATCGGTTCCGATGACGATGTAGTCGTCGTCCGCGAGAGGACCCTCAGGAACCAGGCTGGCGGTCGCCGAGGCGGTGAGATGCGGGTTGTCGCGATGCCGGATCGTGTACTCGAAACTTCCCAGCCGCCCGCTCCAGAAGGCCGGGTTGTTGACGTGGAAACGGACGTCGCCGGTGTCGGTGATCCGGGCGTTGCCGTACTGCCCCCACAGCTCCACGGAGCTCAACTCCACCCGGCCGGCGGGCGTGTCGTTGGCCAGCAGGTCGCCGGCCGGGATGTCGTAGGCGGCGTTCACCGGATCGAAGGAAATCGGTACCAGAACCTCCGGCTGCGCTACCGGCGCCTCCTCGACGTGCGGCCAGACCTCCACCCAGTTCAAGTTGTAGGAGGCGTCGTCGAGGTAGAGGCGCACCACCTGCTCACCGGCCGGCAGCACCACCTCGGGCTTCACCACCACCTCCCAAGAGCCGGCGGTCCCGGGCGCCGGAGACGTTGAAGGCAAGAGGATGGCGGCATCGACTCCGGCGTCCTCGATCTGGAACGACAGCGTTCCAGGAACTCCGGAAGTCGTGGTGCTGTAGTGGACGATCAGGTCGTAGGAGCCGCCTTCGGCGATGTCCACGGTGTACTCCAACCACTCTCCCGGACGGGTGGACGACAGCACCGTCTGCAGATATTCGTCCGTGCCGGGTATGCCGAGGGTGTTGAGGTCCGGCCCATCGGAGCGATAGTCGCCGAAGGAGTTACCCGGCGTCGTGTCGTGGAAGGTCCATCCCTCACCGCCTTCGGGAACCTCCACCAGATCGAAGTCTTCGACCTGTAGACGTCCGGGCAGAGAGTGCGGCCCGGAACCCGCGGGATACGGGAACTGCGGCGGCTCGACAACCTCCACCAGGGTCAGCGAATCGAAGCGACAGCAGCCGTCGTCGAAGGTGAGACGCAAGACTTGAGCGTCACCGCCGCTGAGCGCCAGGCCGGACGCCTCCGCTTCGCTCCAAGTACCACCGGTACCCGGCAGATCCAGCGTCCCCTGGGCCGTGCCGATCTCATAGCGCACCCGGCCGGGTACCGTGCCGGGATGGAGGTAGCGCAGGGACAGATCAAAGGTGGCGTCGTGGGTCACGTCGATGGTGTATTCGAGCCACTCCCCCGCTACCGTTCGCTCCACCGCCACCGGGCCGGCGCCACCGGCATCCACCCATTCTTCCGGTCGGAAGGGGGTCGCCGCCTGGTTACCGGGGGTGTCGTCGAGATAGGCGATCCCCGGCCCCCCTCGGTCAAAGTGTTCCGCTTCGATCACCGAGCCGGGCACCGCATGGGTCGCATAGGGCGTTTGCGACAGCACGATCGAATCACCCGCTTCGACGTGGAAGTCGTCCAACCGCAACCGACCGGACACCGGTTCGTCCACGGCGTTGAGGTGGAAACCGGCATAGCGGAGCGTCGGGTTCACGGCCGCCGGCAACTCGACACCGGCGAGCACCAGAACGCCGTTCACCCAGGCATAGACCCGGCGCTCGGCGGTGTCGTAGGCGAGCTTCAGGTGGTTGGCCTCGGTGGCCGCGAAGCCGGGCGCGGCAACGGCCAGCAGGCGATGCTGATTGCCGGCCGCGTAGACATCGACCCGCCCCGAGGCACGCAGCAGCATCCACACCTGTCCCACCGTCCAGTAGCCACCGGTCGGCTGGCTGGCCAGGCCGATGCCGACCCAGGCAGCCCCGTCGAGGCTCACCCGCGCCTCGACCTGGGTCACCGGGCGGTCGGGAAATGCCAGCGGATCAAAGGAGACGCCGCCCTGATCTTGCGGCGAAGTGGCCGGGTCGCCGCTGTTGGTCACCGCTCCGTCGGCAGCCAGCACAACACCGGCGGTAGCACTCCAGGGGCGGGCACCGACCTCCGTGAGCGTGCCGTCGAGGCGAACGCCGGGCCGGCGGTCGGAGCCGTTGAGGGTGAACGTGTCGTCGACCACGCCACCGGTTCCGGCGGTCAGGGTGAGGGCGGCCGCATGCGAGGTCACCGCGTCGCCGGAGACGGCGTTGGTCACTCGACACCGGTATTCTCCGATCACCGTCGAATCGGCGTCGCCGATCGCCAGCCGCCGCGTGCCGGCGCCGGAGAAGGAACCACCGTCCACCAGATCCCGGTCGTCCTTCATCCATCGATAGGCGAGCGGAGCGCCGGACGGCACCGACGCCGTCACCTCTAAGAACGCCGTCCCGCCCGGCGGCACGACCATCGGCTGAGGATGCTGGTCGATCCGCGGCACAGCGAGGTCGCTGTCGGTGGCGATATAGAGCACCCAGTCCTGGGTGCCTGAGCGACTGAAGGTCGGGCCGCGGCCCGCCGACTCAAAGGCGCCGGTTCGAGGATCGAACCACTCCGCCCGGTACTCGG
The sequence above is a segment of the Acidobacteriota bacterium genome. Coding sequences within it:
- a CDS encoding Ig-like domain-containing protein, with product MKTPHLASLVFFAAVASLLASEHGTRPVARPDSATTDAATPITIDPLANDSDADGEVLTVTVTGGTCPGTASANGDGTVHYDPQGGSSDGCQIHYRLTDEGGRFDTASVEVVVASGGGSSPSPVTTDPLDPRRLIRDGRSLFVAGYYPGLHSLSSLHRPLYNEGQPYHQALLDELASHDLNLTRAFLTLNMALEASSSAALLPYQRSDQCCTADGSELGLNRKKFDLDRFDESFFDYWEDVVRYADERGIVMVLAFFDASHVNDWEFNWTSHNGHHYKGGRKYDFFSRGNNANGVPAGVDPMGGNPAQASIWYTDPKVRTYQDRFVRRVVRQLGGYGNIIWEVANEPAKNRPWVRTWREEIRDVIRNVEQDEGYARHLVMPLDLPDHSNVEGHWLPGDSSANSGCTGGIETCNPRDLYVQIQAALADQFAGESRPLLADNDCCTYNGTTKNRRQKAWLSLLSGAYPLVFEFAADESEETLFEAGSRDAMRWTGYTRTLVESRAIDLVGMEPFQGLTGLDSERPVWALARPGSEYLLYFFRAGSATVPDLPAEYRAEWFDPRTGAFESAGRGPTFSRSGTQDWVLYIATDSDLAVPRIDQHPQPMVVPPGGTAFLEVTASVPSGAPLAYRWMKDDRDLVDGGSFSGAGTRRLAIGDADSTVIGEYRCRVTNAVSGDAVTSHAAALTLTAGTGGVVDDTFTLNGSDRRPGVRLDGTLTEVGARPWSATAGVVLAADGAVTNSGDPATSPQDQGGVSFDPLAFPDRPVTQVEARVSLDGAAWVGIGLASQPTGGYWTVGQVWMLLRASGRVDVYAAGNQHRLLAVAAPGFAATEANHLKLAYDTAERRVYAWVNGVLVLAGVELPAAVNPTLRYAGFHLNAVDEPVSGRLRLDDFHVEAGDSIVLSQTPYATHAVPGSVIEAEHFDRGGPGIAYLDDTPGNQAATPFRPEEWVDAGGAGPVAVERTVAGEWLEYTIDVTHDATFDLSLRYLHPGTVPGRVRYEIGTAQGTLDLPGTGGTWSEAEASGLALSGGDAQVLRLTFDDGCCRFDSLTLVEVVEPPQFPYPAGSGPHSLPGRLQVEDFDLVEVPEGGEGWTFHDTTPGNSFGDYRSDGPDLNTLGIPGTDEYLQTVLSSTRPGEWLEYTVDIAEGGSYDLIVHYSTTTSGVPGTLSFQIEDAGVDAAILLPSTSPAPGTAGSWEVVVKPEVVLPAGEQVVRLYLDDASYNLNWVEVWPHVEEAPVAQPEVLVPISFDPVNAAYDIPAGDLLANDTPAGRVELSSVELWGQYGNARITDTGDVRFHVNNPAFWSGRLGSFEYTIRHRDNPHLTASATASLVPEGPLADDDYIVIGTDRVEDISFAEVLGDDLPTGLTAVRRAVPGSGPFHGTLTGTAQGWRYTHTRPGPFPEEGDRFSYEIELAGNPQATARATVHLFENNPVQARDDFGPVPWGGTYPVEFAWLLSNDDAPGPLTVEDRLPSDYDPSFGSLSFQAGPLWGFEPAPPFWDQPGASFEFTYAAVLDQELTDSAAVRLVPSPTAQDDVVKVPFDPDREVLRIPNAYLLPNDGPPGRIQVVASDEAATRTAARDDGVIEFFPNADFWTSRRATLHYEIYLDTSPERLDRGEVTLIATNGVEARPDLYRVPPGVVDHFFIPSGHLSGQIGHVLANDEPPGLVRAVGGAPQFVETDCGRVLPWYAGDGSFGGWQYQPEEAFYTGCAPDSFAYTAELDPMPGQQADGTSASGTIWLFAGPVPPILAAPDEIPTYEDLPVAIPFGDLLANDSGEALIVALQPGGPEHGHVELQPASVVYQPQPGFVGTDRFSYVVRDRFGRVSDPATVTITVDASPVAAGPDVFLVPEGALSFDLPSAALLDDDRPVGELFLDGWSDPQWGRINPRGSGLSIRYVPDPAFWTAGVDTFDYTAAWHEHPTLTASAEVTLEAEAACVEILSDDFESTLAGWTQVVASGGQVTTSPAAALAGSAGLEVALQPGAQGVFLHDASPERETHFQSRFLFDPSALTMKRGAEHPVLTGGQGGYGVVVSLALRKSTEGYELVLAVRSDAGVWEARSAPIFDQRQRIHLEWWAGSGPGASDGGARLWIDHRQALVLAQVDNDLRWIDGVNLGAVYGIEPDVAGSLYFDDFRSCRGARSRSFVQVDDFDSATLDAWAPAVSGGGQVAASSVAAVEGSHGLAVAITPGPGIHASTMTPLGSTPTCWAEALLPTTESRAATRSMTTARGARRRRAMKARTY